The Thermotoga neapolitana DSM 4359 sequence AAATGCCCACAACCTGGGTTTTTTCGAAGTTTTCTCTGGAAAATTCAACGGCTTCCCTTGTACAACCACTCGTTCCTGCCTTTGGAAAGAAAAAGAGGATCGTGTACCTTCCATAAAGATCGACATGGGTGAAAGGCTTTCCTTCGTCCGTCAGAAGTTCGAAAGGTTTCACTCTCATGACACTCACCTCCAGAAAGTTGAAACTAATTCTCAATAACTATTGTACCACAGAAACACCCCGCCGCTGGCGGGGCGCATTTCACTTTCTTACGATCGTCGAGCTGTAGAACTGCCTTCTTGGATATTCTATTTCCCTTCTTTCCTTGTTGAAGGCTGAGACAGGAACGAGATATCCTACGATCCTCACGTACTCGTCCACTTTCTTTTTTCCACAAACGGGACATCTTTCTCCGTAGAACGCATGGTTGTGTTCGCAGACGCTGATCTTCGTGTTAAACGCAAAGTACATCACACCCATGTCGGCGATCATCTTCACCATGTTGAAGTATTCCTCTTCCGTTTTGAAGGGTTCTCCAAGGTTGATATGAAGAATCGCGCCGCCGCTCACTTTTCTATCCCACATGCCAGAGTAGCGTATCCTGTTCAAAACATCTGTGTTTGCGGCAAGAGGCACCCACTGGTTGGAGTAGATCGTGAACGGTTGTTTCTCACCAAAGAGAAATCTATCCTTCTGTGCAAGTGTCACCGCAGCCTTCTCTGCCGGGACCTGCTCTATGTTGAAGGTAAAGCCGTACTCGCTGTACCCTTTTTCTGCCTCTTCTTTTATCAGATCGAGGACGGTGTCCACGAATCTTTCTCCTTCTTTCGTGTATTTGAGGCCGTCAACGTCCTCTGTTGTCAAACCCATGATGGTAGCGCTCTCCCACACACCGGTGATACCGATCGTTCCGTACTGCCTGTTCAAAAGCATGAGTTCGTTCTCGTAGAGAGGAAGAAGACCCTCCGATATCCTCTCCTTTATAATCTCCCTGATCGAGGCAAGTGACTTCTTGACAAGATCAACCCTTCGTCTCAGTATCTGAAGGAACCTGTCTCTGTCTCCGTTGCTTTCGAGGGCGATCCTTGGAAGGTTGATCGTGATGACCTTGAAAGATCCTATGTTCAGGTCAGACCCACCGATGGAGTTCATTCTTCCTTTGAGTTTTTCGTCTTCGCTGGAGAGAGAAAATTTCTTCAGCGTCTGTGTGGAGGAGGTGAGTCTACAGCAAGAGGCCACCGCGTCGATCGAGTCAGATATGTACCAGTTCGTGTCCTGCCATTTCATGTTCACTCTGTTTATGAAGCGGGCGCTGTCTTCATCGAGGAACTTTCCATCTCTGTACAAAAGGGATGCTGTCAAAACAGGGAAGGTGAACATCTGACGCTCTCTTTCCCTCGATACCCATTCCCAGTAGTGTTTTTGAAGCCTTATTATGTCCTCCACGTGGTCTGTGATCAGAGAACCGTCCGGGTACCTCTCACCATCGAAGATAGCCTTTATGTAGTTTCTGTCAAGGTAGGTGAAGTTCGTGTACGGAGACTGTGTTGTTCTGATCGGCTGGTTCAGAGAGTAGGTGAGTATCTGAAAGTGCTGTTCGATGTACCAGTCCAGTTTGTCCTCTGGAATGATCCCCTCTTCAAGGTCCTTTTTGACGAAGTACCACATCCACACGAAGAAGTCAGGAAGGCCCACCGCTCCTGAACTCTGGTTTGAGGCGAACATGACGAACTGGATAACGTGTTGAATGAACGTGGAAAGGTGTTTTGCTGGCTCGGACTTTATCGTCTTTATGAAGGGAAGCCCCCTCTCCACGATCGGTTTCAGTGTGTAGGCAAAACAGTAAGGCATGAGCGCGGCATGGTGTCTGTCGTGAAGGTATATGGCACCGTTTATCTGGGATTCGACGAACTCGTCTGCCACGCTTTTACCGTACATCTCCTTCATCTTCTGCCAGATCCTGTAGAGCGAGTACAGGTAGGTGTGGGGTTTTGAGATCTCGATGAAATAGGTGCTAATGTTGGTGACCCTGACGTTTGCGTTGGCATCGATGGTGGATTCGATGATTCCTCGTCTCACGAAGTCTTCTGTGAATTTCACCACATCCAGTTGATCTCCAAGACCATCCATCTGAAACATTTCGTAGCCGTATCTGGAAAGAAGTTCCTTCAACAACTCTTCGAAGTCACTTTCGAACGAATAGCGAACTACCATGGTGTTCCCTCCTCTTCACAGCGCGGATCATCTTCTCAAAGGTTTCTCTGTTCACGTGAAGTTGATTCCGGGAGGCAGGGAAGCCTTCTCTGCGATAGGTGTGAAGGTATCTTCCCATGACGAACTCGTCCACGTACTGAACGTATTCCAGAAGGTTCTCTCTAACGATGTCTTTTGGAAGTCTCCAGGTGAAAAGAACAACGACCAGTCTGTCTTTGAACTTTTCCTTGAAGGTTTTCGAAAGAAGAAGCGTATCTTCCCTGTTGTAAGGTGCAAGGGGCTCACCACCCAGAAGAACGAGTGCAACCTTTGGAAAGTATCTCAGAAGATCTGAAAGTTTCTCGTCGATGGTTTTCACCACATCTTCTGGATCTCTTTTGAACCTTTCAGAAAGGTGCCACGTTTCTGGATTGTGGCACATGTGACACTTTGGCATTGCATCACAACCCTGAAAGTAAACAGACACCCCATAGAGATCTGGATGATCCCGGAGAGTACCGATTCTGTTTATGTACAAGGAAGATCCCCCTTTCGGCGGGTTCTGGTGAGATTATACCACAATATGTTGTGGTATTATGAGTTACATCTCAATAAATTGTTGATGGAGATTCTAAGATGATGGATCCGTTTGTTAATGTTTGTTACCATTTTTCGTAGTGGATCCTCTCGGGTTTGAACCTGTCCTCTGGAGTGGGTTGCTCTGCGGGGTATCCCATGGGAACAAGCGCAAAGGGAATCACATGCTCCGGTATTCCAAGAAGTTTCTGGAAGCTTTTCACCCTGTCCTCTCTCGGATACACACCGCACCACACAGCACCAAGACCGAGTTCTGCCGCCCTCAAAAGGAGATTTTCCACCGCAGCAGAACAGTCCTGAACCCAGAACCCTTTGCACTTTTCAAGAGAGGGATCTCCGCAGACCAGAATGGCAACGGGTGCCTCCAGTATCATCTTTGCGTGAGGGTGTATCTCCGCCACTTTCTTTCTGGTCTCGGCATCTCTGATCACAACAAAGTGCCAGGGCTGCTGGTTGCAGGCAGAAGGTGCGTGCATGGCTGCCCTTATGACTTCTTTCACCAGTTCATCTGGTACGTCCTTTCTCTGATATTTTCTGATGCTCCTTCGTTTGTAAACGATGCTCATAGAATCACCCCCGTTATAATTTTAAGTATGAAACTGGAAGAACTCCACGAGGAACTGAGATCGATCCACGGTCCGGTCGGTAAGTGGTGGCCAGGAACACCCGAAGAAATCATGGTGACCGCCATTCTCACCCAGAACACGAACTGGAAGAACGTTGAGCGTGCCATGAGAAACATAGAAGAAGCGCTCGGGAAAGACGATATTCTGGAAAAGCTGTCCTCCCTCTCCACTGAAAGGATAGCACATCTAATAAGACCAGCGGGTTTTTTCAACATAAAGGCCAAAAGGTTAAAAGCTCTGCTTGAGTTTTTGAGGGAGTACAACTTCAATCTGAAACTTCTGAAGAGAATGCCACTGGGGGCTCTTCGAGAGTTGCTTTTAAAAATAAAAGGCATCGGCAAAGAAACGGCCGATGCCATACTGCTCTATGCCCTTGAGAAACCCATTTTCGTTGTCGACAGTTACACAAAAAGGCTCCTGGCGCGTATTTTCAACATCGAATTGAAAGACTACGATGAAATCCAGAAACTCTTCATGTCGTGCTATCCACACGATGTTCGTCTCTATCAGGAACTGCACGGCCTCATAGTGGAACACGCCAAAAGGTTCTGTAGCAAAAATCCAAAGTGCAGAGAGTGTCCGTTGAAGAAAAAGTGCTTTTATTCACAGATGAATGGGCTTTCCTGAGACTCCTTCCAGAGCCCCAAGGATCGTTTCGGTGAGTGTTGGATGAGGATGAATAGCCTTTTCCAGGTCTTCTGCCTTCATTCTGTGTTTCACCGCTATGACTCCTTCCATGATCATATCCGTTGCCGATGGGGAAACGATGCTCATTCCAAGGACAACCCCGTTTTTGTCGGCAACGACTTTGACAAACCCGATGTTTTCCAGCATCGTTCTTGCTCTACCGTTTGCCGAAACAGGGAATTTGGAGATCACAACTTCTTCTGGATTCACATCTTTTTCCTTCAAGCCAACTGAGGCCACTTCTGGTGAGGAAAATATTATGTTCGGAACTGCCGAGTAATCCATCTCTTCTTCCATTCCCGCTATGTTCTTTGCGGCCACTATTCCTTCGTACATGGCAACGTGTGCCAGCATGATCTCTCCACGGATGTCCCCGATCGCATAGACCCCCTCGATGTTCGTTCTCATCTTCCTGTCAGTCACAACGCCTCTTTTTATTTCCACTCCAAGGGCCTTCACGTCTTCTGGGATGTTCGGTTTTCTTCCCACAGCGAGCAGAACCTTTTCTGCCCTCAATGTCTCTCCCGTTTCCAGAGTTGCTTCAAAGCCATTCTCTATCTTGTTAAGGGAAGTTATTTTTGCTTTTTCGAGGATTTTCACGCCTTTTCGTTTCAGGGATTTTTTCACCTCTTCGGCCACGTCTTCGTCTTCGTAGGGAAGAATGTGATTGGCAACTTCCACTATGGTGACGTTCACTCCAAAACTGCTGAAGAACGTTGCAAACTCCACACCTATGACACCACCACCCACTATGAGGAGAGATTCGGGAAATTCTTTCAACCTGAACACATCGTCGCTCGTCCAGACACCCTCCACATCGAAGGGAGGAAAGACACTGGGGATGGAGCCGTGGGCGAGAACGAGGTTCTTTGTCTCCAGTTTTGTCCCTGTCTCTTCAACAACGACGGTGTTTCTGTTTTCAACTATGCCCGTTCCTATGAACACGTCTACGTTGTTTTTCTTCATTAGGTATTCTATTCCCTTTCTGGACATCAGAACGCTCTTTTCTACGTGTTTCATAATGGAGGAGACATCGAACTCCACACCGGAGACCTTCAGCCCGTACTTCGAAGATTTATCCTTTATTTCACTCATCAGGTGAGATACCGTGAGCATCGCTTTCGTTGGAATACACCCTTTGTTGGTGCACGTTCCACCGAGTGCTTCTTTCTCCACAAGAGCCACTCTCTTTCCAAGTTGGGCAAGTTTTATGGCACAGACGTATCCTCCAGGGCCACCACCGATGATCACAGCATCGTACATGCTTTTCCCTCCTGAGAAAACCCCTCCCATGTGGGAGGGGTGAGGTTATTTTCCGAGAAATTCCAGAGCCACCTCGTAAGCCTTCAGGCCGTACATCAGAGCAGGACCTCCACCCATACAAACTGCCACCTTTATCGCGTCGAGAATTTCCTCTTCCGTTGCGCCAGCCCTCACGGCTGCTTCGGTGTGCCATACGATGCAGGGTTCACATCTGACGGCTACGGCAATGCCAAGAGAGATGAGTTCCTTTGTTTTCGTATCGAGTGCCTTTGGACTCTCTGCTGCATGGACGTACTCTGCGAACTTTCCAATCTCGGGTGCCTTGCCTATGACCTCCTGGAGTTGCTTTCTGATCTGCTCGAGTTTCTCCTTCGCTGCCATTTGAAACACCTCCTGTGAGATTTATCACAGAACCATTTCGGCCGCCTTCGCGAGTGGATAAACCGTTGGAGCAGAAGTCAGGAGTGGATGTGTTCCTATCTGCATAGTGAACAGATCGTTCGCTGTGATTCCTTTCTGCATCCCAAGACTGAGGATGTTCACGATCTCACCAACGCTCTTTCCTCCACACACCTGAGCACCAAGCAGTATCTTACTGTCTTCTGAGAAGATCAGTTTCACGATGAGTTTGGTGGTGTCTTCGAACTTTCCAGGGTGTCTGTCTGGGGCTTCTGCTCTTCCAACAACGATTTCGAAGCCTTCTTCCTTTGCGACCCTTTCAGTTATACCAACGGAGCCGAACGCCTTGCTTCCTATGACCGTTGAGTAAGCGTTCAATGAGCCCTTGTTCGTTCTGATGACTTTCAATCCGTAAAGATTGGATGCGGCAATTCTTGCATCAAACACAGCGGCAGAAGCGAGCATGAGCCTGGAGGGTTTCCCCGTCAGAAAGTCTCTGTGCTGCACACAATCTCCCGCGGCAAAGACATCGGGTTTTGATGTTCTCATGTATTCGTCCGTTTCTATAAAGCCGTATTCTGTCACCTTCAATCCCAGTTTTCTTGCGAGATCTGAATTGGGCCGGTATCCCGTTGCGAGTATGACGGCATCGGCCAGTATCGTTTCGGCGTTGTCCAGCCTGACACCCTCCACTCTTTTTGATCCGTAGATTTCCGTTACCTTTCTTCCTGTCAGAACCTTCAGGTTTTCTGCTTCGATTTCTTTTCTTGCGATCTCGCCGAA is a genomic window containing:
- a CDS encoding endonuclease III domain-containing protein, producing the protein MKLEELHEELRSIHGPVGKWWPGTPEEIMVTAILTQNTNWKNVERAMRNIEEALGKDDILEKLSSLSTERIAHLIRPAGFFNIKAKRLKALLEFLREYNFNLKLLKRMPLGALRELLLKIKGIGKETADAILLYALEKPIFVVDSYTKRLLARIFNIELKDYDEIQKLFMSCYPHDVRLYQELHGLIVEHAKRFCSKNPKCRECPLKKKCFYSQMNGLS
- a CDS encoding nitroreductase family protein, with product MSIVYKRRSIRKYQRKDVPDELVKEVIRAAMHAPSACNQQPWHFVVIRDAETRKKVAEIHPHAKMILEAPVAILVCGDPSLEKCKGFWVQDCSAAVENLLLRAAELGLGAVWCGVYPREDRVKSFQKLLGIPEHVIPFALVPMGYPAEQPTPEDRFKPERIHYEKW
- a CDS encoding carboxymuconolactone decarboxylase family protein; amino-acid sequence: MAAKEKLEQIRKQLQEVIGKAPEIGKFAEYVHAAESPKALDTKTKELISLGIAVAVRCEPCIVWHTEAAVRAGATEEEILDAIKVAVCMGGGPALMYGLKAYEVALEFLGK
- a CDS encoding anaerobic ribonucleoside-triphosphate reductase, which translates into the protein MVVRYSFESDFEELLKELLSRYGYEMFQMDGLGDQLDVVKFTEDFVRRGIIESTIDANANVRVTNISTYFIEISKPHTYLYSLYRIWQKMKEMYGKSVADEFVESQINGAIYLHDRHHAALMPYCFAYTLKPIVERGLPFIKTIKSEPAKHLSTFIQHVIQFVMFASNQSSGAVGLPDFFVWMWYFVKKDLEEGIIPEDKLDWYIEQHFQILTYSLNQPIRTTQSPYTNFTYLDRNYIKAIFDGERYPDGSLITDHVEDIIRLQKHYWEWVSRERERQMFTFPVLTASLLYRDGKFLDEDSARFINRVNMKWQDTNWYISDSIDAVASCCRLTSSTQTLKKFSLSSEDEKLKGRMNSIGGSDLNIGSFKVITINLPRIALESNGDRDRFLQILRRRVDLVKKSLASIREIIKERISEGLLPLYENELMLLNRQYGTIGITGVWESATIMGLTTEDVDGLKYTKEGERFVDTVLDLIKEEAEKGYSEYGFTFNIEQVPAEKAAVTLAQKDRFLFGEKQPFTIYSNQWVPLAANTDVLNRIRYSGMWDRKVSGGAILHINLGEPFKTEEEYFNMVKMIADMGVMYFAFNTKISVCEHNHAFYGERCPVCGKKKVDEYVRIVGYLVPVSAFNKERREIEYPRRQFYSSTIVRK
- the nrdG gene encoding anaerobic ribonucleoside-triphosphate reductase activating protein, which produces MYINRIGTLRDHPDLYGVSVYFQGCDAMPKCHMCHNPETWHLSERFKRDPEDVVKTIDEKLSDLLRYFPKVALVLLGGEPLAPYNREDTLLLSKTFKEKFKDRLVVVLFTWRLPKDIVRENLLEYVQYVDEFVMGRYLHTYRREGFPASRNQLHVNRETFEKMIRAVKRREHHGSSLFVRK
- the lpdA gene encoding dihydrolipoyl dehydrogenase; this encodes MYDAVIIGGGPGGYVCAIKLAQLGKRVALVEKEALGGTCTNKGCIPTKAMLTVSHLMSEIKDKSSKYGLKVSGVEFDVSSIMKHVEKSVLMSRKGIEYLMKKNNVDVFIGTGIVENRNTVVVEETGTKLETKNLVLAHGSIPSVFPPFDVEGVWTSDDVFRLKEFPESLLIVGGGVIGVEFATFFSSFGVNVTIVEVANHILPYEDEDVAEEVKKSLKRKGVKILEKAKITSLNKIENGFEATLETGETLRAEKVLLAVGRKPNIPEDVKALGVEIKRGVVTDRKMRTNIEGVYAIGDIRGEIMLAHVAMYEGIVAAKNIAGMEEEMDYSAVPNIIFSSPEVASVGLKEKDVNPEEVVISKFPVSANGRARTMLENIGFVKVVADKNGVVLGMSIVSPSATDMIMEGVIAVKHRMKAEDLEKAIHPHPTLTETILGALEGVSGKPIHL
- a CDS encoding FAD-dependent oxidoreductase; this encodes MKYDVVIVGGGPAGLVAAFTTKRFYKDKKILVVKKTEKETVPCGIPYIFHTLSGVENDYMGIEERFKSAGIDLLIDEVVDGNTDEKKLLTKTGKEIFYEKLIIATGSTPNVPNIPGVDLEGVFTVPKDANYLKMLYEKIKDSKNVVIIGGGFIGVEVADELKKSGKNVTLVEIMDSLLPVSFDPDFGEIARKEIEAENLKVLTGRKVTEIYGSKRVEGVRLDNAETILADAVILATGYRPNSDLARKLGLKVTEYGFIETDEYMRTSKPDVFAAGDCVQHRDFLTGKPSRLMLASAAVFDARIAASNLYGLKVIRTNKGSLNAYSTVIGSKAFGSVGITERVAKEEGFEIVVGRAEAPDRHPGKFEDTTKLIVKLIFSEDSKILLGAQVCGGKSVGEIVNILSLGMQKGITANDLFTMQIGTHPLLTSAPTVYPLAKAAEMVL